A genomic region of Eucalyptus grandis isolate ANBG69807.140 chromosome 5, ASM1654582v1, whole genome shotgun sequence contains the following coding sequences:
- the LOC104444687 gene encoding abscisic stress-ripening protein 2 → MAEGHHHHHHHNHHHSHHKKDDAFMEPGVVFTEPTVDYRKEEKHHKHLQQLGELGAITAGAYALHEKHKAKKDPEHAHRHKIEEEIAAAAAVGAVGFAFHEHHEKKEAKKNYEESHHGKKHHHHF, encoded by the exons ATGGCAGAAGgacaccaccatcaccaccaccacaaccACCACCACAGCCACCACAAGAAGGATGATGCCTTCATGGAGCCTGGGGTCGTCTTCACAGAGCCTACGGTCGATTataggaaggaggagaagcacCACAAGCACCTCCAGCAGCTTGGTGAGCTCGGTGCCATCACTGCCGGCGCTTATGCCTTG CATGAGAAGCATAAGGCCAAGAAGGACCCGGAGCACGCTCACCGGCACAAGATAGAGGAGGAAATAGCTGCCGCCGCTGCCGTTGGGGCTGTCGGGTTCGCCTTCCACGAGCACCACGAGAAAAAGGAGGccaagaaaaattatgaagagTCTCATCATGGCAAGAAGCACCACCATCACTTCTAA
- the LOC104444686 gene encoding abscisic stress-ripening protein 2: MAEEHHHHLFHHKKDDAIAEPAVVDYEKEEKHHKHLEQLGELGTVAAGAYALHEKHKEKKDPEHAHKHKIEEEIAAAAAVGAGGFAFHEHHEKKEAKKEDEEAHGKKHHHLF; encoded by the exons ATGGCCGAAgaacaccaccaccacctcttcCACCACAAGAAGGATGACGCCATCGCAGAGCCTGCAGTTGTCGATTACGAGAAAGAGGAGAAGCACCACAAGCATCTCGAGCAGCTCGGCGAGCTCGGTACTGTTGCTGCCGGCGCTTATGCCTTG CATGAGAAgcataaggaaaagaaggaCCCAGAGCACGCCCATAAGCACAAGATAGAGGAGGAAAtagctgctgccgccgccgttGGGGCCGGCGGGTTCGCCTTCCATGAGCACCACGAGAAGAAGGaggccaagaaagaagatgaagaggctCATGGCAAGAAGCACCACCATCTCTTCTAA
- the LOC104446587 gene encoding abscisic stress-ripening protein 2-like: MAEGHHHHHHHHRSHHKKDDAFMEPGVIFTEPTVDYRKEEKHHKHLQQLGELGAVAAGAYALHEKHKAKKDPEHAHRHKIEEEIAAAAAVGAVGFAFHEHHERKEAKKKDKESHHGKKHHHHF; the protein is encoded by the exons ATGGCCGAAGgacaccaccatcaccaccaccaccaccgcagCCACCACAAGAAGGATGATGCCTTCATGGAGCCTGGGGTCATCTTCACGGAGCCTACAGTCGATTataggaaggaggagaagcacCACAAGCACCTCCAGCAGCTCGGCGAGCTTGGTGCTGTTGCTGCCGGTGCTTATGCCTTG CATGAGAAGCATAAGGCCAAGAAGGACCCGGAGCACGCTCACCGGCACAAGATAGAGGAGGAAATAgctgccgccgctgccgtcgGGGCTGTCGGGTTCGCCTTCCACGAGCACCACGAGAGGAAGGAggccaagaaaaaagataaagagtcTCATCATGGCAAGAAGCACCACCATCACTTCTAA